The Ignavibacteriales bacterium genome has a window encoding:
- the nuoD gene encoding NADH dehydrogenase (quinone) subunit D, which produces MMEIKSEQSSRKSRILEALENEHVSITFDDPLENEMVLNMGPQHPATHGVLRLLIKLDGETVLASVPELGYLHRGYEKLAENCSFHEFIPHTDRLDYLSPLSNNVAYVLAVEKLLGIEAPPRAQYIRTLIAELARISSHLMFLGSLAMDVGALTVWMWSFREREKMYDIFEIIAGARFTTSYTRIGGLAQDITGETLSIIRGFIDDLPQKVLECEKLLNTNRIFLGRVDGVGIITKERAMDLGLTGPCLRACGVEHDLRHANPYLVYNDLDFTVPIYEGGDCLARYYVRMAEIKESIKIVRQILDKIPAGEVKAGQPKQVLPNKERVYKKMEELIHDFMLINFGVNPPVGEIYHAVESPKGELGFYIYSNGEGQPWRMKIRSPSFVNLQSISTMMKGAMISDVVAIVGSLDPIMGEADK; this is translated from the coding sequence ATGATGGAAATAAAATCAGAACAGAGCAGCCGAAAGTCAAGAATTCTCGAAGCATTAGAGAACGAACATGTCTCTATTACGTTCGATGACCCGCTTGAGAATGAGATGGTGCTAAATATGGGACCTCAGCACCCTGCGACGCATGGTGTCTTGAGGCTGCTCATCAAGCTGGATGGCGAGACAGTGCTGGCATCAGTTCCGGAACTTGGATATTTGCATCGCGGGTACGAAAAATTAGCGGAGAATTGCAGCTTCCATGAATTTATTCCGCACACAGACCGTCTGGATTATCTCTCGCCGCTTTCTAACAATGTAGCATATGTCCTTGCTGTTGAAAAATTGCTCGGCATCGAAGCTCCGCCGCGAGCGCAATATATTCGCACGCTTATTGCAGAACTTGCCCGTATTTCTTCCCACCTCATGTTTCTCGGTTCGCTGGCAATGGATGTCGGCGCATTGACGGTGTGGATGTGGTCATTCCGTGAACGAGAAAAGATGTACGACATTTTCGAAATAATTGCAGGCGCTCGCTTCACTACAAGTTACACCCGCATTGGCGGTTTGGCGCAAGATATTACAGGAGAAACACTTTCGATTATCCGCGGTTTTATCGATGATCTTCCCCAAAAAGTACTTGAGTGCGAAAAGCTGCTCAACACCAACCGGATTTTTCTTGGGCGCGTTGATGGCGTCGGTATCATCACGAAGGAACGTGCAATGGATCTTGGTCTCACCGGTCCATGTCTTCGTGCATGCGGAGTAGAACATGATTTACGGCACGCAAATCCCTACCTTGTCTATAATGATCTTGATTTTACTGTACCGATTTACGAAGGCGGCGATTGTCTTGCGCGCTATTACGTGCGTATGGCAGAGATAAAAGAAAGTATTAAAATTGTTCGGCAAATATTGGATAAAATACCAGCCGGAGAAGTGAAAGCAGGCCAGCCGAAACAGGTGCTTCCGAATAAAGAGCGTGTCTATAAGAAAATGGAAGAACTTATACACGATTTTATGCTTATTAATTTTGGAGTGAATCCGCCTGTTGGTGAAATTTATCACGCAGTCGAATCGCCGAAGGGTGAATTGGGCTTTTACATTTACAGCAACGGCGAAGGACAGCCATGGCGGATGAAGATTCGATCGCCGTCATTTGTCAACCTTCAATCAATTTCTACAATGATGAAAGGGGCAATGATTTCCGATGTTGTGGCAATTGTCGGCAGTCTGGATCCGATCATGGGAGAAGCGGATAAGTAG
- a CDS encoding NAD(P)H-dependent oxidoreductase subunit E, protein MLNEENQKKVEELRKRYPTAQALVLPVLWMIQEQEGYISEESMKYTGTLLNIPYGHILGVVTFYTMLQKKAVGKHHIEVCTNVSCMLRGSGKILEHIEKRLGIKAGERAQDKKWTLSEAECLGSCGTAPMLALGDEYYENLTLEKVDKLLDTLQ, encoded by the coding sequence ATGTTAAACGAAGAAAATCAGAAAAAGGTTGAAGAACTGCGAAAACGTTATCCAACAGCGCAAGCGCTGGTATTGCCTGTGTTATGGATGATACAGGAGCAAGAAGGTTATATTTCAGAAGAATCGATGAAGTATACCGGCACGCTTTTGAATATTCCTTACGGACACATACTGGGCGTTGTTACATTCTATACAATGCTACAAAAAAAAGCTGTTGGCAAACATCACATAGAAGTGTGTACGAACGTTTCATGTATGCTGCGCGGCTCAGGAAAAATTCTCGAACATATAGAAAAACGTCTGGGCATCAAGGCAGGTGAAAGAGCGCAGGATAAAAAATGGACACTTTCTGAAGCAGAGTGCCTCGGTTCCTGCGGTACTGCACCTATGCTTGCCCTTGGTGACGAGTATTATGAAAACCTGACTTTAGAAAAAGTAGATAAGCTTTTAGACACTCTGCAATGA
- the nuoF gene encoding NADH-quinone oxidoreductase subunit NuoF: protein MNMQPANTEKLTMWKHVILPDVPDVHKIDFYLANGGYKALRKALEMKPEELIDEVKKSNLRGRGGACFPTGLKWSFMPKNSDKPKYLCVNGDESEPGTFKDRQIFEFNPHVLIEGTLIACYAMGMTAAYIYIRGEYGKWIKMLQKALDDAYANGFIGEKILGTDFTTQIIIHRGAGAYICGEESALMNSIEGERGYPRVKPPFPAQNGLWGCPTTINNVETISNIPIIINNGWKWYSQIGAVKHPGPILVGVSGHVNNPGVFEMPTGEPLLEIIHKWAGGIPGNKGIKAVIPGGSSTMILRGDQLEGIRMDVDSLRAAGSSVGTAGIIVMDSDTDLIQVITRITEFYYHESCGQCTPCREGTVWMYKILKRFEHYEAKREDIDLLMDVANNIEGNTICALGDAAAWPVQSMIRRFRDEFEKRVQESHHQIVA from the coding sequence ATGAACATGCAACCTGCAAATACCGAAAAGCTGACAATGTGGAAGCATGTGATACTCCCTGACGTGCCCGATGTGCACAAGATTGATTTCTATCTTGCGAACGGCGGTTATAAAGCACTTAGAAAAGCGCTGGAGATGAAACCGGAAGAATTGATTGATGAGGTGAAAAAATCGAACTTGCGCGGACGCGGCGGTGCATGCTTTCCAACTGGATTAAAGTGGTCATTCATGCCGAAGAATTCCGACAAACCAAAATATCTTTGCGTCAACGGGGATGAATCAGAACCGGGCACATTTAAAGACCGGCAGATTTTTGAATTCAATCCACATGTGCTTATCGAAGGAACGCTCATCGCATGTTACGCGATGGGAATGACTGCTGCGTATATTTATATACGAGGTGAATACGGCAAATGGATCAAAATGCTGCAGAAGGCGTTAGACGATGCATATGCAAATGGATTCATCGGCGAAAAAATTCTTGGAACAGATTTCACGACACAGATCATCATTCATCGCGGTGCCGGTGCATACATTTGCGGTGAAGAATCAGCGCTCATGAATTCCATTGAAGGTGAACGCGGATATCCTCGTGTGAAGCCGCCGTTCCCTGCTCAGAACGGTCTCTGGGGTTGTCCTACGACGATCAATAACGTAGAAACGATTTCCAATATTCCCATTATCATCAATAATGGCTGGAAATGGTATTCACAAATTGGAGCTGTAAAACATCCAGGTCCTATACTCGTTGGTGTCAGTGGGCATGTGAATAATCCCGGCGTCTTCGAAATGCCGACGGGCGAACCGTTACTTGAAATTATTCACAAATGGGCAGGCGGGATCCCCGGCAATAAAGGAATCAAAGCTGTTATTCCCGGCGGTTCATCTACCATGATTCTGCGAGGCGACCAGCTCGAAGGAATTCGTATGGATGTAGATTCACTGAGAGCTGCCGGTTCTTCTGTTGGTACAGCGGGAATCATTGTGATGGATTCGGATACTGATCTCATTCAAGTGATCACGCGTATTACGGAGTTCTATTATCACGAATCGTGCGGACAATGCACGCCATGCCGTGAGGGAACCGTGTGGATGTACAAAATTCTCAAACGTTTCGAGCACTATGAAGCGAAGAGAGAAGATATTGATTTGCTGATGGACGTCGCTAATAACATTGAAGGAAATACAATTTGTGCGCTTGGCGATGCTGCCGCCTGGCCGGTGCAATCGATGATACGCCGTTTCAGGGATGAATTTGAAAAACGTGTGCAGGAATCGCATCATCAAATAGTTGCTTGA
- a CDS encoding sigma-70 family RNA polymerase sigma factor, which produces MKSFQTGGSVAIPMPGADWQPKNQPFQIGVRARSFVPSFPRTNDADSMTNDQALPKPNADVLRKMDDEVLINAFQSGDIDVYRFLVERYQERIRNLLFSIFHDRDFIDDLAQEVFIKAYQALPHFRFEASFYTWLYRIAVNKSRDELRKKKARRFFSFQTLDEGIEKELNVRLSVPPENRDTQELVAMGLQTLPEKFRTAVVLKDIEGLSYEEIAEVMQCELGTVKSRISRARAMLRKALKPLMEEV; this is translated from the coding sequence ATGAAATCATTCCAAACAGGAGGGAGCGTGGCAATACCGATGCCGGGAGCTGATTGGCAGCCAAAGAATCAACCTTTTCAGATTGGAGTTCGTGCAAGAAGTTTTGTACCTTCATTTCCAAGAACGAATGATGCAGACTCCATGACCAACGATCAAGCTCTTCCTAAACCCAATGCTGATGTTCTCCGCAAGATGGATGACGAGGTACTGATTAACGCATTTCAGAGCGGTGATATCGATGTCTATCGGTTTCTCGTGGAGCGCTATCAAGAACGGATACGTAATTTGCTGTTTTCAATTTTCCACGATCGGGACTTCATCGATGATCTTGCTCAGGAAGTGTTCATCAAGGCATATCAGGCGCTTCCGCATTTTAGATTCGAAGCATCATTCTATACATGGCTCTATCGGATTGCTGTCAATAAAAGCAGGGATGAACTTCGAAAGAAAAAAGCACGCCGTTTCTTTTCCTTTCAGACACTTGATGAAGGAATCGAAAAAGAATTAAATGTCCGTCTTTCAGTTCCACCGGAAAACAGGGATACTCAGGAATTGGTAGCGATGGGGTTACAGACCTTACCTGAAAAATTTAGAACGGCAGTTGTGCTGAAGGATATCGAAGGGCTTTCGTACGAAGAAATAGCCGAGGTGATGCAGTGTGAACTCGGTACTGTGAAATCAAGAATCTCCCGAGCACGGGCAATGCTGAGGAAAGCATTAAAGCCGTTGATGGAGGAAGTATAA
- a CDS encoding tetratricopeptide repeat protein has translation MKSNLFYLFFALLLVGFLTQGFQCGSPEFTGAKVQEQNKNYPEAAKLYEKEVQKNPANADAWFRLGRIRGMQLNDFDGMIEAFQQSEKYSKEFSNDIRALRGYYWVQFINSGVANKNRATNDSLQYYDKAIEDYNAARKMRPDTSITYLYIAAAYRGKGDITSEITYLIKVWEMDHDKEVYKSVGRLYVQQGLDKKEQFKTANAEKLKLQKNLRDIDKGSYKSDVMQALGSPDSQKKDKKNTKKEDWIYNQYSMTLTMDGERVVNKKVEKPYDLNIDSTKYFEAVVEFNKAVDVFETIKAADPKDNENLNLLLQAYYEANRSVEATKAFKLAVDNEPGNKMNHYILGLLYRSVNDYEGAIAEFNEAIKLDPKFSDAFYDIGATYYNWGVKMKKESQEVGDESVEYKAKFQAALPWMEKMTEIKKDDAKIWETLGTIYALLGQADKATKALDEADKIRKAGK, from the coding sequence ATGAAAAGTAATTTATTCTATTTGTTTTTTGCATTACTCCTTGTGGGATTCTTAACCCAGGGATTTCAATGCGGTTCTCCAGAATTTACGGGTGCAAAAGTACAGGAACAAAATAAGAATTATCCTGAAGCGGCAAAATTGTATGAAAAAGAAGTTCAAAAAAATCCAGCAAATGCTGATGCATGGTTTCGTTTAGGCCGTATCCGCGGAATGCAGTTAAATGATTTTGATGGAATGATTGAAGCTTTTCAGCAATCGGAAAAATATTCCAAAGAATTTTCAAACGATATTCGGGCTCTTCGCGGATATTACTGGGTCCAGTTTATTAACAGTGGTGTCGCTAACAAAAATCGTGCAACGAACGACTCTCTCCAATATTATGACAAAGCGATTGAGGATTACAACGCTGCGCGTAAAATGCGGCCGGATACCTCTATTACCTATCTCTATATCGCTGCAGCATATAGAGGAAAAGGGGATATTACGAGCGAAATCACGTATCTCATCAAAGTATGGGAAATGGATCATGATAAAGAAGTGTATAAATCGGTTGGAAGATTATATGTTCAACAGGGCTTAGATAAAAAAGAACAATTCAAAACAGCAAATGCAGAAAAACTCAAGCTGCAAAAAAATCTGAGGGATATCGACAAAGGAAGCTATAAAAGTGATGTCATGCAGGCGTTAGGATCTCCAGACAGTCAAAAGAAAGATAAAAAGAATACAAAGAAGGAAGATTGGATCTATAATCAATATTCGATGACTTTGACCATGGATGGCGAACGTGTTGTTAATAAAAAGGTTGAAAAACCGTACGATTTGAACATAGATTCTACAAAATACTTTGAAGCAGTTGTCGAATTTAATAAAGCTGTCGATGTTTTTGAGACAATCAAAGCAGCAGATCCAAAAGACAATGAAAATTTGAATCTCCTTCTGCAGGCATATTATGAAGCAAACCGTTCTGTCGAAGCGACAAAAGCGTTCAAGCTTGCCGTGGATAATGAACCGGGCAACAAGATGAATCATTATATTCTTGGTCTTCTTTATAGATCGGTCAATGACTACGAAGGCGCAATTGCAGAATTTAACGAAGCAATAAAACTAGATCCTAAGTTTAGTGATGCATTCTATGACATCGGTGCGACCTACTACAACTGGGGCGTGAAGATGAAGAAAGAGTCTCAAGAAGTAGGAGATGAGAGTGTAGAGTATAAAGCAAAATTCCAGGCAGCTTTGCCATGGATGGAAAAAATGACTGAGATTAAAAAAGATGATGCGAAAATTTGGGAAACACTTGGAACCATCTATGCACTTCTTGGTCAAGCAGACAAGGCAACGAAAGCACTTGATGAGGCAGATAAGATACGCAAAGCCGGCAAGTGA
- a CDS encoding DUF3467 domain-containing protein, whose protein sequence is MTDQPVQQQINIELGEKEAEGIYSNLAIITHSPAEFVIDFTRVLPGIPKARVHARIVMTPQHTKMLLNAIHDNVDKFEKKFGEIKLLGEPPGGPTFGFQPPTKEEKFH, encoded by the coding sequence ATGACTGATCAACCAGTTCAGCAGCAAATTAATATTGAGCTTGGAGAGAAGGAAGCAGAGGGCATCTACTCCAATCTTGCAATTATTACACATTCGCCGGCGGAATTTGTCATCGATTTTACGCGAGTGCTTCCCGGAATTCCAAAGGCAAGGGTTCACGCCCGAATTGTTATGACGCCGCAGCATACAAAAATGTTGCTGAACGCAATTCATGACAACGTTGACAAGTTCGAGAAAAAATTCGGTGAGATAAAACTTTTAGGCGAACCTCCTGGCGGACCAACGTTCGGTTTTCAACCGCCTACCAAAGAAGAGAAATTTCACTAA